TCATAATTGAAGACCTGCAATAGCCTTCAAGCACCCACAAAAAAGAACACGAAAAGAACAAGAATCATAAGCAAAACCAGCCATAGTACCACTGCAATCTTACGGTCATCCAGGACCCGCATCACAAGTCCTTTCCCACTCTCACGATAATCTAGTCAGGCCAGAAACGACCTAATAGCCCTCGAAACACCCTCCGGGTTTTCATAAACATGCCAGTGCCCTGTACACTTCAGAATCTCCAATCTCGAATCCGCAAGCCGCTCATGCACATTAGCAGTAACAGCCTGGACCGACGCCGTCTTATCCTCATCACCGGTCATAACCAATACTGGCATTGTTAATTTCTCGATCGCCAATGCCTCGCACCCGACAAGTGCCGTGCAAGCTTTAGCGTATCCTTCTGGATTTGTGTTCAGAAGGGAGGACCGGACGGCTGTGTATGCGACTGGTTGGAACATTTTGGTTGCGGAGGAGGTGCCTGCGTCGCTGACTGTGTCGGCGGTCCCGGAGCCCAAGAGGCCTTTGGTTCGGACTGCCTGCGCGCGTGCGGTCAGGGCTTGTTGGGCTGGTGGTGGAAGGGGAGTTGAGACTGGGCCCATGAGGATGAGATTTTTGATTCTGGACGGGTCCCGGAGAGCATATGTTATGGCGACGAGACAGCCCATTGAGTGTGCGATGAGAGTGATTGGTGTGGTAATGCTTGTGAAGTCGATGATGTTTGCGAGGTCATCGGCATAGCTTCCGATCGTGACTTGGGACGCGATGTTGGTGGGCGTCAAGCCGTGACCTTCCAAGTCGTAGACGTAGCTGGTGAATCGGGACTCGAAGTCTCTGGATTTGACGAATGGAGTAAAGTATTCGCTTGTACCGCCTAAGCCATGGACGAAAATGGCTGTTTCGGGACCGTTTCCTATCTTTTGTATATTCATCTGCTTTCCTCCTATTTCAGTTAAGCCGGCCCCACCAGCGGTAGTCTCCACATTGAGGTCTGGAAGGTGAGATTTTGATTCTGAAGGTATGAGACCGTTGCTCAACTTCTCCGATTCGGCGCCAACGACGTTTTGAAGACGACCAAGTCCGGTGACCTCGACCTCAACTATAAACTAAGTCAACAACCGCTGCAATGAAGGGAGCAAGTGATATTTACCTCGGTCGCCAGGTCTCAAGAACTGAACGGGGCTCTGTCCGAATCCTACACCGGCAGGGGTCCCAGTAGCAATTACATCACCTGCTCTGAGGGTAGTACCTTCGGAAAGGGTCTTGATCAAAGTTGGAATAGAGAATATGAGATCGTCTGTGGTAGCATCCTGGCGCTTCTCCCCATTAACGAAGGTTTGTACGCGGAGTTTCTTGGGGAGATACTCGGCTGGCACAGCGATTGGGCCCTTTGTTTTATTAGTATCGGATAAGGCTAGCTATATATGGCATTGGTGCTTACCATGGGACAAAAGGTGTCCGCGGATTTCCCGATATAGAACTGCTTGTGGTCTCTTTGTCTTTCGCGCGCTGTAACATCTACACGATATTAGCTCAAGTACCACGGTGTATAGCAACCTATCGTACCGTTGATGATGGTATAGCCCCAAACATAATCCATAGCTTCCTCCTCTGGGATTTGGTACCCTGACCTCCCAAGAACCACACCAATTTCTCCCTCATAGTCAAGAGATTCAGTAAACTCAGGATGGGAGTATATCTCTTCACCACTGGCAATTATACTCGTAGATCGCTTGGTAAACATGACTGGGTGTGATGCTGCAGACGCAGAGATTAGTTTTTTCTGTAACACATGTAGCGTGGGTAAACTCACGTTGATCAATCTTGTCGCTAGAGTCATACCCGCTTTTGTTAAACTCTGCAGCGTGCTCTGCGTAGTTTTTACCCACTGCTAGGATATCACGATCACTGAATGGAGGTAGAATCCGGACCTCTTCGACAGAAGTAGGCTCACCCACGGGTGTCACTTCATTCTTAAGCTCGATAACTTGATACAATGAGCTGACAGGAGCTCCAGAGGGCATAACTAATTGGGTCACTCTCATAGTACCAAGGTCAAGATGGCCCACACGCTGCTTGCCATGCTCATCCAAAAAGGTGATGAAGTTGCTGAAGTGATCTTTCTGTGGTACAGCCTCTTCAATAGCAGGTGCACTAGTCAACTGCTGTGCAAAGTCCTTTGGAGAGGCTTTGTGGATTCTGCCATTGATCATGATAACGTTGAGCCGGTCATGGTCTTGTAAAATGCTGATGTCGTTCAGGGGATTTCCATCCACCAAGATGCAGTCTGCATAATAGCCTGGTTGAATCTTGCCGAGCTCACGCTCTTGCATAAAGAGTCGTGCCACGCCAGCAGTCGCAGCGATGATAGTTTCCATGGGTGTGTAATCAAGAAGCTTGACGAAATGCTCTAGGTCTCGAGCATAGGTACCATGAGGTGTCCAGGCGAAGCCGTAATCACCACCTCTGTGATGGATGCGTTAGCAAACCTCCAAAAAACACGTGATATCGGACCTAGGAATGCGCCGTACGGAAGAACAGTAATACCCCTTTCATGCATTTCCTTGCAACCTCTAATCGCTGCCTCCAATTCCTTTTTGTATCCAGTTTTCTCAGCCTGGGTATACGAGATACCGAATGGAGCCGCATCGTGAAGAGTTGCATAGAGCCAATTAAGACCGGGAGCGACGACGTGCTTATGCTTGTTCTTTTCGAGTGCATCCATGGTCTCTTCATCCATGTAGCTGGCGTGGTATATTACGTCGACTCCGTGTTTGATGCATTGAGCAATCGAATCGCGAGATCGGGCGTGAGAGCATACCCTTAATCCATGACGATGTGCTTCTGAAGTCAACATTCTGTTATCGAGACCACAGTGACCAACGCACCTTCATCAACACATGCCGCCACTTCATCGTCAGTAAAGTAGCAGTCATTTGCAGGTCTAGTATCCACCATCTTCAGACTGTCAGCGAAGTGCAAGAAAATAATGGAATATCAGAACGTACATCTTCCCCAGACATGCTCAACTTGATCTGGTCCACGCCGATTTTAGCATGACTCCGTATAATTTCTCGCATCTCCAATGGCCCTATAAAGTATTAGCACCTTCGCCGTCTTATTACCCAAGGAACTTACCGTCTGCAAATGCAGTAATTTCTGCGGCAAGCTCGCCTCCCCTCCGAGCGATCTCTCTGGCGTTGGCCAAATAACGCGGTCCCGGCAGTATCCCTTGGTTGatagcatcgcgaacaacgctATCCAAACGGTCTTTAGCTGAGGCAGCCCCGAAGCACCTAGAAAATTATCAGTATGTAGTCATCGGTAGTAAGTAAAGGGGATGGTACATTGTGTATCCAGAATCTAAATACATCATGGCGGACCGGGCCGTGCACAGCGTATGCTCCTCGATGCCGAGGTCTCCCAAGTTATCTGTTTCCCGGTGAGTATGAGATCGATCAATCGAGCAGATTAGTATACTATACCTAGGGCCCCTCCATTCCAAGTGAGGTGAGTATGGGCGTCTCCCAGGCCAGACATTAGCGTTCGCCCATTACCCTGGATGACCTTAACGCTGGGGTCGACGCGCAGTTTTTCGACCCCAGGAACAGTTCCAACATAGCTAATACGTTCTCCTACGGATGCCACGTTAGCATCATATGACAATCGTCATAATGGAGGTACTAT
This sequence is a window from Aspergillus chevalieri M1 DNA, chromosome 5, nearly complete sequence. Protein-coding genes within it:
- a CDS encoding uncharacterized protein (COG:Q;~EggNog:ENOG410PI1V;~InterPro:IPR011059,IPR022742,IPR029058,IPR006680, IPR036663,IPR011234,IPR032466;~MEROPS:MER0005900;~PFAM:PF12146,PF00561,PF12697,PF01979,PF01557;~TransMembrane:1 (o894-915i);~go_function: GO:0003824 - catalytic activity [Evidence IEA];~go_function: GO:0016787 - hydrolase activity [Evidence IEA];~go_function: GO:0016810 - hydrolase activity, acting on carbon-nitrogen (but not peptide) bonds [Evidence IEA]), giving the protein MAPGLVETTLPYINGTSKQHTDRPREVWGTSLPTRKLSPHEDVHYDTGLKPRAHRITSGSFTSKILFLNVQILDSTGAQPYPGDVLIQGERISYVGTVPGVEKLRVDPSVKVIQGNGRTLMSGLGDAHTHLTWNGGALDNLGDLGIEEHTLCTARSAMMYLDSGYTMCFGAASAKDRLDSVVRDAINQGILPGPRYLANAREIARRGGELAAEITAFADGPLEMREIIRSHAKIGVDQIKLSMSGEDMVDTRPANDCYFTDDEVAACVDEAHRHGLRVCSHARSRDSIAQCIKHGVDVIYHASYMDEETMDALEKNKHKHVVAPGLNWLYATLHDAAPFGISYTQAEKTGYKKELEAAIRGCKEMHERGITVLPGGDYGFAWTPHGTYARDLEHFVKLLDYTPMETIIAATAGVARLFMQERELGKIQPGYYADCILVDGNPLNDISILQDHDRLNVIMINGRIHKASPKDFAQQLTSAPAIEEAVPQKDHFSNFITFLDEHGKQRVGHLDLGTMRVTQLVMPSGAPVSSLYQVIELKNEVTPVGEPTSVEEVRILPPFSDRDILAVGKNYAEHAAEFNKSGYDSSDKIDQPSHPVMFTKRSTSIIASGEEIYSHPEFTESLDYEGEIGVVLGRSGYQIPEEEAMDYVWGYTIINDVTARERQRDHKQFYIGKSADTFCPMGPIAVPAEYLPKKLRVQTFVNGEKRQDATTDDLIFSIPTLIKTLSEGTTLRAGDVIATGTPAGVGFGQSPVQFLRPGDRVEVEVTGLGRLQNVVGAESEKLSNGLIPSESKSHLPDLNVETTAGGAGLTEIGGKQMNIQKIGNGPETAIFVHGLGGTSEYFTPFVKSRDFESRFTSYVYDLEGHGLTPTNIASQVTIGSYADDLANIIDFTSITTPITLIAHSMGCLVAITYALRDPSRIKNLILMGPVSTPLPPPAQQALTARAQAVRTKGLLGSGTADTVSDAGTSSATKMFQPVAYTAVRSSLLNTNPEGYAKACTALVGCEALAIEKLTMPVLVMTGDEDKTASVQAVTANVHERLADSRLEILKCTGHWHVYENPEGVSRAIRSFLA